A single region of the uncultured Fibrobacter sp. genome encodes:
- a CDS encoding Rpn family recombination-promoting nuclease/putative transposase: MIREEFAQFLGKLRETSNNGGDIDAFVKEYEHKNVYFYNDGCIKKILASEKNIMLTTDLVNAALGLIGSDRIMNPKLVNPFIPGELGYRSAEPDILLTNDRDGDVPRDRISIEVQHEDKRVFRDRLVLYVARLTSNMARKGKEPQLENLNVIGFQFFNAFPESANYRHTVQLRNQEQQVYFDRQTVTLIEVEKFFKDAERFADDSSRLAQWLRAIDTLNREADFSEFANDPVFKVLQNEVKLCNFSSRYLMTVDMSDYDKAMERYEGAMDKAEEIAKGLLKDGVPMEIIVRNTGLSEKKIREL, encoded by the coding sequence ATGATTCGAGAAGAATTCGCGCAGTTCCTCGGGAAACTGAGGGAAACGAGCAACAACGGCGGGGATATTGACGCATTCGTCAAGGAGTACGAGCACAAAAACGTGTACTTCTACAACGACGGATGCATCAAGAAAATTCTCGCAAGCGAAAAGAACATCATGCTCACGACGGATCTCGTGAACGCGGCCCTGGGCCTCATCGGCTCCGACCGCATCATGAACCCGAAACTCGTAAACCCGTTCATCCCCGGCGAACTTGGCTACCGAAGCGCAGAGCCGGACATTCTCCTGACGAACGACCGCGATGGCGATGTTCCTCGGGACCGAATATCTATCGAGGTTCAGCACGAAGACAAGAGAGTGTTTAGAGATCGCTTAGTCCTCTACGTGGCTCGTCTTACAAGCAACATGGCAAGGAAAGGGAAAGAGCCTCAACTCGAAAACCTGAACGTGATCGGATTCCAGTTCTTCAATGCGTTCCCCGAATCTGCAAACTACCGCCATACAGTACAGCTGCGCAATCAGGAACAGCAGGTCTATTTTGACCGGCAGACAGTAACACTGATTGAGGTGGAGAAATTCTTCAAGGATGCCGAACGTTTTGCGGACGACAGCAGCCGCCTTGCACAATGGCTCCGCGCCATCGATACATTGAATCGAGAAGCCGATTTCAGCGAATTTGCAAATGACCCCGTGTTCAAGGTATTGCAAAACGAGGTGAAATTATGTAATTTCAGTTCGAGGTATCTTATGACAGTAGACATGAGCGACTATGACAAAGCCATGGAACGCTATGAAGGAGCCATGGATAAAGCGGAAGAAATCGCGAAGGGTTTGCTGAAAGATGGCGTTCCGATGGAAATAATTGTGCGAAATACCGGCCTTTCTGAAAAAAAGATCCGTGAGTTGTAG